The Methanosphaera sp. DNA window TCCATCAACTAGTGCATCAAAATCATCAACACTAAAATCACCAGGAAGAGCAAGTGATATGACAATTGCTGTAGGTTTTGCATTCATTGCAATAATATCACTAACATTTACATTAACAGTCTTTGCACCCATCTCAAATGGAGTCATACCAACAGGAAAATGATGACTTTCAATAAGCATATCTGTTGAAAATACACTATATTTACAACTATTTATGCATAATGCTGCATCATCACGATAACTTTGTATAAGATTTTCATCTTCTATATTTAATGTATCATCACGCTTTTGTAGTAGTCTTTGAATTAATTGTTTTTCACCAAGTTGTGCAATTTGCATAGAGTCTTTTCCTCAAAAAATTATTAAAAAATTAAGTTATATTTTTTTTTTTATTTATTATTGTATATATTTTAGTTTTTTAAATTAAATAAAATTTATTAAAAAAAAGTATATCTTAAATTGCCTATTTTCTGATAAAAAATTAAAATAAGTGGAGATTAGGGGGTATAGTCTGAAAATTTAGAGATTTTCTTCAATACGTTTTGATACAATTTCAACTATTAAGTCGTCTGCACCGAGTGGTTCTGTGTATATGATTTCACCATCAAATTCAACAGTTTCTGGTTCACCATGGTCGTGGTGATGGTGATGGTGGTGTCCGTGTTCATGTCCGTGATCGTGATCGTGTTCATGTTCGTGGTCGTGGTCATGGTGATGTTCATGTCCATGATCATGACTGTGTGAGCATTTACCTTTTGCAAGTTCTGCTTCAATATCTGCAGGTTCAAGACCAAGAATTGTTGGGATGTCACGTTTTGTGTGCATTCCGTGTGCTAGAAATACTGGTGTTACAATAACTTTTTCTACACCTGTTTCTTTAAGTTTGTTAAATGCTGTAGGTATGTTTGGTT harbors:
- the cfbA gene encoding sirohydrochlorin nickelochelatase produces the protein MDTNSNQQNKTGVLLLGHGSRLPYSKEVVSEIAAKYAEKHPELNVEVGFMELAEPNIPTAFNKLKETGVEKVIVTPVFLAHGMHTKRDIPTILGLEPADIEAELAKGKCSHSHDHGHEHHHDHDHEHEHDHDHGHEHGHHHHHHHDHGEPETVEFDGEIIYTEPLGADDLIVEIVSKRIEENL